CTTTGATAAACAAATTGTATATTTTCAGACATCTAACTCAGTAAAATTTCATTCTATAAAAACTATTGTATTAAACTTTCTTAGATTTTTAGCTGATGATGAACATATAAAAATTAAGCTATCTGCGCCTACGATGAGTAAACTACTAAAATTTGCAATGAGTGAAAATGGACGGTCAGCTAAAGTTTATGACAACATTAACCCTAACACAATAAAATTACTGGACTTGTTTTTGGAAATTGAAAATTCAAGAAGTTTCAGTAGTTTTCAATGCGTCGATATTAAATTTGACCACGAAGATTCAATGAATAAGGATTTGAAGGATAGAATTAAAAGTCAGGCTTATGGTTGTGACATTGGCGATTTGTTTAATAAGTCGGAAGTCAAGGTGCATATACTTAGTAACCGAGTTATTCTTCAAATTGAGTTTAGAATTGTTTATACGACTTATGATGCAGAGGAAGTCCCGCTGAAACACACAATTTTGGCGGGAATTGTTAATGATAAAAGTAAGGCAAATGCATTAAGAATTTATATTGAAAATAATGAACATACTATTAAAGATATTATTAAGGATGCATACAAAGATTTAAAAGATGTTTTTATGGGAAGTTTAATGGACAGTAACTTGAAAAATGAGGAAAAGATTAAAAAAATGTTAGGGATTTAATATCCGATTATTGAAAAGAGAAGTGGGAATATGAATGAATCGATAGTGTTCCATTTTAAAATGCTCAGAGAAAATAAAAAAAATATCATTCATTTCTTAAATCATCTAAAAAAAAGTTATAACAGCAAAGTTTGTATTAAACAAAACGAATTTGAGAAAGAATTTATTTCGGTTTCATCTGAAAATATCGTATTGTTACTGTTTGATAGTATTTTTTGGATAATATTAAAAGACAAAACATACAATAATCAGTATGAAGAGCATCTTAAGGTGGTTGATTCGTTACCAGATTGTCTAATGCCTGTTCAACTAACAAATAAGAAAATGGTTCAGTATTTTTTTGAACACGATTTTAGTAATAATTTACTGGAAATGTTTATTGATGGTGATGACGAATATGAGTATTTTGACAAACTCTTAATTTATGGGGAAGGGCTAAATTATTCGAGTGAGTATAAGCAAGCTTTGAAAATACCCGAGGTTAACTTTGAGTACATCAAATTACAACCTAAAAATAGCAATTCAGTCGTAACTTTTTGGAATAATAATCATCTAGATGTGGATGGTAACGCTAGTATTAATGATACATTAAGTGTCGCGCGCTCATTTAATCGCTACTTTCAAAATTATCTTATAGAAAATGAGGAACTTTTTACATGAGGAAGATTTCAATCACGGTTCAGGATAATAATGAAACACACGTTAAATTGACTAACCATGAGAACCATCATATTAAAGATGGTATATCAATTGATTTCTGTTTCACAAATAATATTCATGACAGAGAAATAAAATATGTGGTTAATGAGATAATTAAAACAAAAGATTGGATTTCGAATGAGAACGATATTTACTTCATTGACTTAAACAAACTTGGGCTTGCTTATCCCTCGATATTTAATCAATGCCAATGGATGAATGGTTTAATAAGTGTTACACCTATTTATGAAGATGGTTTAAATGATGTCCGGTTTTTTAGTTTGACTATCTCAGAAGATGAAATACGTGAAAAAGCTCCGAGAAAAGTTTTTTTAAGCCATAAAGGAGCTAATAAGCCTTTAGTTAGGAAATATTATCAGCTTTTAAAAGAACTTGGGTTTGACCCATGGATAGACGAAGAAGATATGCCTGCTGGAGCTCAATTAATGAGGTCTATTCGACAAGGTTTCAAACAGTCTTGTGCTGTAGTGTTTTTTATCACTCCGGAATTTAAGGATGAAAAATATTTAGAAAAAGAAATTAATTATGCTATAAATGAACAACTGAACAGAAAGCAGTTTACTATTATTACACTACAGTTTGAAGATGAACAAGGTAATAAAGGGTTGATACCAGAAATGTTAGAAGATTATGTTTGGAAAACCCCACGGACAGAACTGGAAGCGTTCAAAGAGATTATTAAATCTCTTCCAATTAAAGTTGGACAAACAATATGGAAAATAGAAAGATGATTTGTATAACAGACAGTGGCTTTTCATAAGGTTTATCTTCTGCGTAAGTATGAGACTTTTCTAAGTTGACTACATATGTATAAAAATAATACAATCAACTTATCCAACGGTCACGTACCGAAATCAACGTTTTAACTCAGACCGCCGTAGCGGTTCAACAATAAAGTGCCATGAAGCCAATCAGCATAAGGGATTGCGGGATTTTACAGCTAGGGGCGGTCTTGAAAACCGTTAGGGTGCAAGCCCACATGGGTTCGAATCCCATCCTCTCCGCCATTCCTTTATGAACTTTAAGAAATAAGCAGATAGAAACCGTCTCCTTTGGAGGCGGTTTTTTTGTTGTGCTTGAACTGGTACAGTTTTAGTTATTGTTTGATGAACCTAGTTCCATTGAGAATAAAAAGATTGATTTCTCCGCAATGTATTAGAGAAGGAGGATGATCATAATTATGGACAGACAATTGGAAGTAGATCAGCATAATCTTGTCTCGGCCTGGCAAGAACGCCTGCCTGCGTTAATGGAGGATGGGGACAGTTTCAATGTACTAGCGGATGATGGTGATCCGAATAGTCTGCTTATTCATTTTAATGCAGCAGGACGTCAAGGATACTCACTTGATTTTCGTTGCAGGTATGTAGATAGCAGGGAGGTCGCTGTTGATCTGCTTGATGTGGAGCAGAGTGGAATTCATATTGATGAGCATAGTGATGCAGTACAGCTATTAGCACAGCAGTATTCACGGCAAATTCACGAATGTGCTCAGGCTCTACAGAATATAACTAATCCTTAGGAGGAATGAACAATGTCAAAGCCAAAAAGTATTCCAGTTCCTGGGGCACAGCCCAACGATGGCCAGCGTAGAAAGGAGCATAATTCTTCTGCACCAGAACCACTTTCTGGCTCTAAAAAGGTGAAGCAGGCTAATCATGTAGACCATCATAATCCGCAAGGATAACAAATAAAAACAATAAGAATTATAAAGAAGTGTTTCTTGATTTTTACAAATAGTTTATGATAAGTGGGGGGAAATTTTTTTTACATGGGAGAGGAGAAAAATAATGAACAAAAAATGGGGTTTATCGGCCGCGGCACTGTTGCTTACAGCAGCAGTAATTCTGCCGGGATGTGGAAGTAAACAGGAGGCACCAAAAGAGGCTTTGAAATCAGCCGCTACAAAAGCGACTACGATGTCTTCATATGAGATGAAGAGTAAATTCTCGATCAATGACCTAACCATTGAGACGGCTGATGCTGAATCTGCTGCAATGACCACACAGGTACTCAGCATGCTTAAGAACGCTGATATAACTATTGACGGTGTTTATCAGGCTGATCCAATGCAGACAGAGCTAACTATGGTTCTGAATCTCAAGGGCGATATGAGCATGAGCTTCAATGTGCCTATGGTGATGACCACTGAGAAGTTGTATGTTAAGATTCCATCGATTCCATTCTTCCCGATTCCGGAGACAATCGTAAATAAGTTTGTAGAGGTGGATCTGAAGGCGTTGGCAGAGCAAGAGGGTGCTGAGTTTAATCCAAGTGCTCTTGATACACAGAAAATGCAAAAGTTCTCTAATGAAGTGATGGACACTGTATTAGCGGAATATGATGAAGGAAAATATTTTAATGAGCTTAGTCCAAAGGAGGCAAATTTACCGGAGGGTGTTGAAGCTAAACAGGTCGTTCAGTTCCAAGTGACAAACGATAATGTTAAAGAAGCAATCACCATCTTTGTGAATAATGCCCTGCCTAAAATCATTGATATTGTGAGCAAGGAAGAATACAAGGATATGCTGCAAATTAATGATGCTGATCTGGCTAAGGCTAAAGAAGAGATCACATCAAGTGAAACTAGAACTGAATTCGATAAGAGTTTGGCGGATCTTGATAAGTATCTTACGATTAATCAGTTCCACTACAATACAGCAATCAATAAAGACGGGTTCCCTGTGTTTCAGGATTTACTGATGGACATTAAAGTAAATGATCCTGAAGATGGCACGAACGTAGCCTTTTCTGTAAATGGAACGGGTCAATATGACAAGATTAACGAGAAGCCAGAGTTTAAGATTGGCATTCCTCAAGGTGATGATGTAATTACAATGGATCAACTAGAGGAGCAATTCGGTAGCGTGGGGACTTATTAATAAGAAGTTACGAGAGAAAGACCCGCATGTTGCGTATGATATACGCCCATGCGGGTCTTTTTTTATTAGAAGAATAAGATTTTTAATCCTGAACGAGTCAGTAGAAAGTTATTTGTGTTCATCCGGCAGCATATCTTCGGCTAATATTGCATAGGTTTGATGATCCTGCCACTGGCCGTTTATTTTGAGATACCGGCGGGCGATACCTTCAGGTTTAAATCCGCTCTTCTCCAGCACCCTCCGAGAAGCCTCGTTATGCAATAAGATGGCTGCTTGAACCCTATGAAGACCTAAGGCTCGAAAAGCGTAGCCGAGAACTAATCCGACCGCAGCGGTCATGTAACCTTTTGCCTGCATCCGATGATCCATTAAATAGCCTAAATCAGCATACTGAGCTACACCTCTTGAGACATTAGATAGCGTGATTTGACCTATTAGTTGTCCATCAAGCAGATAGACACCGAACATATAGGCTTTGTCCTCCAGAGCATCCTCCAGACGCTGATTGATGATCCGTTGTTGGCTCTCCAAAGTGTAGAATTGCTCATCGCGTTTTGGTTCAAATGGTTCATGTGTTAATCGATTATTCAAACGCAGCTCCAGTAAGTTCTCTGTATCCTTTAGCTCTAGAGGAGAAATATAGATACCATGTGAGGTATGATATAAAGTAAGGGTCATTTCAGATCTCTCCTTTTTCTTCTTTCGATGGTTTTTGACGTAAACGACGAAAGAATGAGGTCAGTAGGTCTGCACATTCTTCTTGTAAAATCCCCTGAATCACTTCGGTGCGATGGTTAAAACGCGGTTCTTCAAGCAAATTCATGAGGGTCCCAGCACATCCAGCCTTAGGATCAGGAGTGCCATATACAGTGAGGGGTACTCTTGATTGTACAATCGCTCCCGCACACATAGGACAAGGCTCTAAAGTAACATACAGCTGGCAATCCAGCAGTCGCCATGAGTTCATGACATTGCTGGCCTCACGAATGGCAACCATTTCTGCATGAGCTGTAGAATCCATTGTAGTTTCTCTTAAATTGTATCCACGTCCGATAATTTCACCATGCCGTACGATGACCGCCCCAATGGGAACCTCCCCTAATGCTTCAGCCTTGCGGGCTTCTGCTATCGCCTGCCTCATCCAGTGTTCATGAACCGTTCGCATATCATCTAGCGATTCACCTGCTTTAATATTCAAGATCATCTTCCCTTCCTTTATATCCATTGTACAACGAACAAATATTCGTTCTTAACAAAATGTGCATAACTCTGTGGATAACCGCCTACTTATACACATTTTTGTACACATCGTTTTATAATAAAATGTTTATATGTGCATAAGCTGTGGATGGTTTCTTAAAATATAAGAAAGTATAAGTTTCAAGCTATACTTTATCCTTATATTTCGCGCTTAAACGCTTCCCGTCCGTATAAGGACGCCGAAGGCATTTATACTTGTATATTGTAGAGAAAGACCTTTTGAATTTCAATATTTCTTGAATTGGAACGCTTCATTGAAATGTCTTTTCAAATGTGAGGGCAAAAGGTATGATGTTTATTGTAGGCCCCGCAAGGATTTACCAGTGGATAAGAGGTGAACAAACAGTTTGTCCATAAAGACAAAACTATCTGCTATTATTTTTGGGGCGGTGTTGCTAATTTTAGCACTGAACCTGACATTTAACCTTTATGCCGCCCAAAATAATCTACGGAATGAAAGCATTAATAATATGCAACTAACCGCTATGCAAATGGCCGTTTCTGTAGAACAAAGTAACTATAGCTCTAACTATGTAGAATATCAAATTGCGCATAATTTAAGGATGGCGGCTATCTTTGCCTCCGAAGAGCTGGACCCCGACTATAGGAATGTGACGAATGAAGAACTTAAGGCCCTAACTTCCAAGGTGGGCGTGTCTAATATTTCAATTCTGGTAAAGACTGATAACGATATTGTAATAGCGAGGTCTTCGGTGCCTAGTGATATTGGGGTGTCCACAAAGGACTGGGGGTACTGGTATCTGGCCTTTTTGGAGTTGTTCGATAATCAGGAGGTATCCGTGGGTCAGGGGCAGGCCATGGACCATTTTTGGTCAGGCCCTTTTGATTATTCAACCTACAATCTCGATTTCATTGAAAAGTGGGGATATTACCATGATGAAGAGAGCAACTACATCATAAATCCTGTTATTCTCAATACTGCAGCCAGCGACTATGTCAAGATTACCAATCCCGATCAAATCGCAGCGCAGACTAAAGAAGCTAATCCAGGGATCTTAGAACTCACAGGATTTAACCCGGTAACATTTGGTTCAGCAAGTATGAAGGCTGACGGAACTGACACATTGAATAAGAATCTTGGTAACCGTCCCATTAAGTACGGCACCTATACTTATGGTAATGTGGAGCAGGATAGAACAGCGATGCTATTGGCTCAGGAGAAGCAGAAGCCGGTTACACTGGAGACGAAAGTGCTTGGAAAAAGAGTGCTCAAAAGCTTCATTCCTATCCAATCTCCTGGACTGAAAGCTTATGTGATTGGAGTCGTTTTGGATTACTCCGTGATTTCATCTGTGGTTCATGAACAATTAATTAATAATCTGACAACTTCACTGTTATTACTTACATTATTCTTGTTATGTAGTTACATACTGTCTGGATTTGTTACTCGTCCTATTCAGGCGATACTTGCCAAAGTCAACGATGTAGCCAAAGGGAAATTCGAGCCTCCACTTAAGGTAACTAGCCGGGATGAGTTAGGGCAACTGGCACTACGAATCAACGCTATGACGGCTCATCTCATGCAGCGCACTAATCGACTCAAACAGACACTGGAAGAGAACCGAGCAGTTAAGGAGCATTTGGAATCGGTTATTAATGGAACCTCTGATGCGATACATACGATCGATATGGACGGCCGAATTACTAGTACGAACAGAGCCTTCGAAGAGCTGTATGGATGGAGTGCCAAAGAGGTGCTAGGGAATAAGCCTTACCTTGTGCCTGCGACAGCGCTTAAGCAGGAGGAAGAGCGGCTTGATGCGTTAAAGAGTGGTGCGGTTCTACCACCAATTGAAACCGTAAGACTTAAACGTGATGGAACAATTGTTGAAGTGAGTGTTAGTACCTCAGTGATTCGTGATGAAGACGGGTATCCGCATTCCTTTATTCACGTCTCACGTGATATGACGGAACGTAACCGAATGGAGGAACTGCTTAGACGCTCTGAGAAGCTGACTACAGTTGGCCAATTAGCCGCGGGAGTAGCTCATGAGATTCGTAATCCTCTTACGACGCTAAAAGGATTTCTGCAGCTTCAACAAGAAAAGCAGATTTTGGTTCCCCTCCATATTGAACTGATGTTGTCCGAGCTCGAGCGGATTAATCTGATCGTAAGTGAATTTTTGATTTTGGCTAAGCCTCAAGCTGTTCATTTCCAGGAAAAAGATGTGCGGGATATCCTTGGTGATGTGGTTTCTCTATTAGACAGTCAAGCTCATTTGTTTGGGATTCAGTTTAGTGCGACATTCTCTGAATATCCATCCACCGTACATTGTGAAGTGAACCAGCTAAAGCAGGTGTTTATTAACATCGTCAAAAATGCTATTGAAGCTATGCCTGATGGTGGTGTAATTTCAATGGAGTTAAGAAATACCTTGGATTCTGTCTTCATTCTTATTTCAGATCAAGGCGAAGGAATTCCTAAGGATATGCTGCCTAAGCTGGGTGAGCCCTTCTTCACCAATAAGGAGTCGGGAACAGGCTTAGGGCTAATGATTAGCCAACGTATTATTCAGGCTCATAAGGGTCATTTGGAAATACAAAGTGAAGTGGGTCAAGGGACAACTGTTATGATCAAGCTGCCTGCAGCTGGTACGGATAGCCCTTGGCTTAATATTAAGGATGAACGGAGTGAAGGACAACGTGAGAATTAATAAATTCATCAGTGAGACAGGGTACTGTTCACGCCGTGAAGCAGATAAGCTGGTGGAAGGTGGTAGAGTTACGATCAACGGACAACCTGCTGTGCTTGGCAGTCAGGCCGTTCCAGGCGATGATGTGAGAATAGATGGTGTTGCGCTTGAATCATCAAGCCAGACGGTTTACATTGCGTTAAACAAGCCAGTGGGTATCACTTCAACTACAGAGCAGCATATTAAGGGGAATATTGTTGATTTTGTAGGTCATCATGAGCGAATCTTCCCGATTGGGCGACTCGATAAGGATTCAGAAGGATTGATTTTGCTTACCAACGATGGGGACATCGTTAACAAGATTTTACGGTCCGAAGGTCGGCATGAAAAAGAGTATGTTGTTACTGTAGACAGACCGATTACGCCATCATTTATTACCGGCATGTCCAGCGGCGTAAAGATATTAGGTGAGAAGACGCTACCTTGTGAGGTCACTCGTATTACAGAGCGTGTATTCCGTATTATTTTGACGGAGGGTAAGAATCGTCAGATCCGCCGTATGTGCAGCGCTTTTGGCTACGAGGTTAGAAAGCTTCAACGCATTCGGATTATGAATATTCGTCTAGGGGCATTACAAACAGGAGAATGGCGTGAGCTGTCTGCTGAAGAGAAGCAAGAACTTGGAGCTACACTGAACTACGAACTTCTATAACCTAGAAGAGTCTTTATTTGAATACAATGTATCAAAAAAGAGCTGTTCCATCGGTCTAAGACCTTTGGACAGCTCTTTATGCTTGTAATAGGATAACCATTATTCATCGGAAGGAGCAATACCTGAGAACTCTTTGGTTTCTTGATATTTACGAATAATGGATACTTCAACCCGGCGGTTCTTACTTCGTCCAACAGCTGTAGTATTTTCAGAAATGGGGTGGTATTCCCCGTATCCAATCGCACTAAATTTCCGTGGATTCAGGTTCGTATTTGTTAGCAAAATCTTCATGAACTGAAGGGCGCGATCGGCGCTCAGGTCCCAGTTGGAAGAATAGTCGCTATTAGAGATAGGGATGTTATCGGTATGTCCTTGCACGACTACATCATAATCCGGGAATTGCTGCAGCATGGTTGAGATGGACTTTGCTAATTGCCGAGAATCATCTTTAACTACTGCCTGTCCGGATGCGAACAACGCGTTATCACTTATCGTAATCATAAGTTGGGATTGATTGAGCTTAGTACTGAGTAGATCGGTAAGGCCGTTCTTACTGATATATTGATCAAACTGCTTCTTAAGCTTCTCTAAATCCTCTTGCTCCTTTTGCCGCAGCTTAGCCATTTCTGTTTGTTCATTTTTCTTGGTTACTGATTTATCCATTTGATCATTTTTTCCTAAATCCTCTTGACTCTTAGATGGCATTGCCGCCCGTTCTTCAAGAACACCTGTACCGCCATTAAGAGCGGAACTGAAGGCTTGACTCATCTCTTCGAATTTTTTGGCATCCGTTGCACTCATAGAATACATTACGATGAACAAGGCTACCAGAAGGGTCATAAGATCAGAATAAGGCAGTAGCCACGATTCATCGGCGTGTTCTTCATGCTCTTCGTGTCGTCTAGTCTTTTTGCTCACCCGATCCACTCTCCTTCTCATCATTTAACTTAGCTCGTTCCGAAGGTGTCAGGAAGACAGCAAGCTTCTGATTGATGGCAATAGTGGATACACCGGATTGTATGGACAAAAGACCTTCGACCATCATCATTCGAACTTCAATTTCACGTTTGGAAAGTCGTTTCAGCTTATTGGCAATAGGATGCCATAATACGTAACCTGTAAAGATACCGAGTAGTGTTGCGATGAAGGCAGCCCCGATTGCTGCAGCCAATTTGTTCATATCACTCATATCAGCCAGAGCGGCGATAAGTCCGATAACGGCCCCGAGTACGCCAAGTGTAGGAGCATACATACCTGCTTGTGAGAAAATGAGTGCGCCTGCTTTATGTCTATCCTCTGTGGCGTGGATGTCCTCCATGAGAACATCGCGGACAAAATCCTGATCATTTCCATCAATAATCATCCGCATGCCATTTCTGAGGAAGTTATCTTCTATTTCATCGACTTTCGACTCAAGAGCCAGCAGACCTTCACGCCGTGTAATAGAAGCCCACTCCATGAACATAGTAATTAATTCGGGTTTACTGATTAATTTCTTTTTGACAAAAATCATTTTAAACAGACTTGGAATCTTCTTGACCTCCGAGAACGGAAAGGCCATAAAGATGGAAGCTGCCGTACCCACTAAGATAATAACGTAAGCAGCAGGTGTGGCTAAAGCGTGAAGAGGAGCGTGCTTGAGGATCATACCCCAAATAACTGCAACTAGACCAAAAATTAAACCAAGTATTGTTGAAATTTCCATTATGCACCTCGTCCATGAGATTATAAGATGTGTTCCGACAAAGCCGCGTATATCATCCTTGAAACAGCGGCAAGGCACTCTGTTCGAAACCGAATAACGTATATTCTTATTTATCGACATCATTCCGTTTTTTGTGAAGTCATTTTTTCGGCTATAATGGATAAGGTAAGTAATTATTCATCTGTGGAGAAAACGGAGTGATACATGTGGGCGTAAAGCATGGTAGAGATTACGGTGAAATCCTAACGGATTTGACTGAGGCTGTCGGAAGAATTTCCGATGGGTACTTATTTTTTGAAATGGATCCAGAAGAGTGGCAAGAATTGCCGCAGGAATCCAAGATGGAGGTATGGGAGGCACTGGCTGAGGATCTTTTCTTCGCGCTGGGTAATGAACCTATGATTGAGGTGGGGAGCGGCGTTATCATCTACGATAAGGACACGCACCGCATTAATATTTTAGTCGGAGAAGAGGATTTAGCCTCTGTTGTTTTGATTTAAGAAGAGGGGGCGGCGGGGCGTAATTTGCCCGTAGTTAGTAGCCCGTGTTAAAATTGGTGTAGCCGAGTTATAATCGCTGGGATTCTTGAATACATTTAATCGAAAATATTGCCTTTATCCTGGCACATCCCTTGGACCTCAGAAGCTAAGGGATGTTTTGTTTAACGAATATGACGAGTAAAGGGACCTGCGGATTTTACTGCAATTTTTAGTAAGGGAGGAAACGAATTGTTATTTACGGAAGAAGAACTGCGTGAGCAGATCAGCAAGCTGGAAGGTTGGAAGCTGGAAGAGAATACCATGGTGCGAAAATATATGTTCAGCCAATATATGAAGGGTATTGCTTTCGTTGATGAAGTAGCCACCATTTCAGAAGCCTTTGATCACCATCCACATATTACGATTGATTATAAGACAGTGACTTTACGACTGAAATCAAATGAGGAAGACGGTATTACAGCTCTAGATATTCGAGAGGCACATGAATTTAATGAAGCCTTTGAGAAAAATCGTTAGTGTCACCCAAACTCATAAATAAACGCCCGTGCGCAGATAGTGAACTATCTTCTGGCACGGGCGTTTTTAGTTGCTTAGGTAGTAGTTACTGTTACTTTTTCTCTGAGAGCCAGAGGGCGACGTTTGCAATCTCCTCAGGGGCTAGCTTTTCTTTAAAGGAAGGCATTTGACCGCGTCCTTTAGTGACTATACTGTAGATTTCTTCAGCATCATGCTGACCGCCTTCATTTTGAAGACTGGGTCCAACTCCACCTTGAAGCTGATCGCCGTGACAGGTGATACAGCTGGCTTTCACGGTTGCTTCGGCCTTTGCCGCATCCAATTGGACTTCCGGCATCGTCGGCTTATTCTGTTCAGCTACCTCTTCTTTACCTGGAAGTGTAAACATAAGTACTACCGCAAAGGCACAGGCGGCAAAAAACAAACCGCTCATGATCCATTTCTGCATCCCAGTTCGTCCCTTCTATGTAAGCTGCTCCCTACATTATAGCTCAAGGTGAAGCGTTATCATAGGGTTTGTGACAAAAAAATGAACGATAATGCCATCAAATCATTGAAAAATATGGAATTTAATATTATTTATCATAGACCATGCAATAAAAAGGTTTGTTTCCTGTGGGGGTTAGGCGTTCATACGTATCGGTAATCGTAAATCCACACTTTTGGTAAGTTCGGATCGCCCGCTGGTTCCAGGTCAATACCTCTAGATCAATCTCACGCTCAGGATAACGAAACAAGGCTGCTTGCACAATTGCATCCATGAATATTTTTCCTAGACCTTGACCGCATAGATCAGGGCGCATACCAATCCCCAAGCGAACAACACCTTCCATTGGAAACAACTGCGCGAATCCACACAAAATCCCTTGCCCATTTAGTATGGAGATATATTGCTCATTCCGTAGCTGAGGGTCACCGAACTCGATTCCAAGAGCCTGCATTTGCTCCCACGGCATCCAGCCGTAAATATTATAAGGGGCAGTGTAATCCCAGTTGCAAATCTCTTCCGCGTGACTGGTCTCCATAGGCGCTACATGAAAAGTAACAGAAGGATTTATCATAAGGTCAAAGGACCTCCTTTCACGGGCGAGCTTTAAATGTCTTATATTTCTAGCTTAAAATACTTATGGTCCTTATAAGGACATCGAAGGCGTTTATGCTTGTAACTAATTATATACAAAAAAAGGCATGGTCGACTCAGAAATTTATGAGGATTATTGTTTTACAAATTCTGAGAGGGGTAAATACTAAATAAGACAAAAAACAAGCTCCTCCCCAAGAATCAACATCTTGGAAAAGAGCCTATGTACGATTTACTTATTGAACATCATCATTATCTTCTGTCTCAGAAGCAACAGAATGATAAGCATCTGTGCTCATAATTCGTTTAGCACCGATGTAGCGTTTCACGTAGTAGCTATCACTCAGGGAGCTAATCGTTACACCGCGTGAGGAAGATGCGTGTGCAAACTTGCCTTCACCGACATAAATACCGACATGGGAGACACCCTTACCACTTGTATTGAAGAATACAAGATCTCCAGATCTTAAATCATCTTGGGAGATAGCAGTACCCATTTGATACTGGGAACCTGATTGGTGTGGTAGGTTTATACCAATTTTATCAAATACATACATTGTAAATCCGGAGCAATCAAATCCATTTGTGGAGATGCCGCCGGATACGTACTTAGTTCCGATGGTCTTGTCGATCACTTTATCCATTTTGGAATCCGCGAAAGCGCTTCCTGCTCCGATGGTGAAAATAATGGAAAAGCTAAGTACTGCTGCTGCTAGCTTCTTCTTCAAAAGTTTATACCCC
This genomic stretch from Paenibacillus sp. FSL H7-0737 harbors:
- a CDS encoding 4a-hydroxytetrahydrobiopterin dehydratase gives rise to the protein MLFTEEELREQISKLEGWKLEENTMVRKYMFSQYMKGIAFVDEVATISEAFDHHPHITIDYKTVTLRLKSNEEDGITALDIREAHEFNEAFEKNR
- a CDS encoding GNAT family N-acetyltransferase, translated to MINPSVTFHVAPMETSHAEEICNWDYTAPYNIYGWMPWEQMQALGIEFGDPQLRNEQYISILNGQGILCGFAQLFPMEGVVRLGIGMRPDLCGQGLGKIFMDAIVQAALFRYPEREIDLEVLTWNQRAIRTYQKCGFTITDTYERLTPTGNKPFYCMVYDK
- a CDS encoding C40 family peptidase; the protein is MKKKLAAAVLSFSIIFTIGAGSAFADSKMDKVIDKTIGTKYVSGGISTNGFDCSGFTMYVFDKIGINLPHQSGSQYQMGTAISQDDLRSGDLVFFNTSGKGVSHVGIYVGEGKFAHASSSRGVTISSLSDSYYVKRYIGAKRIMSTDAYHSVASETEDNDDVQ
- a CDS encoding c-type cytochrome → MQKWIMSGLFFAACAFAVVLMFTLPGKEEVAEQNKPTMPEVQLDAAKAEATVKASCITCHGDQLQGGVGPSLQNEGGQHDAEEIYSIVTKGRGQMPSFKEKLAPEEIANVALWLSEKK
- the motA gene encoding flagellar motor stator protein MotA, whose amino-acid sequence is MEISTILGLIFGLVAVIWGMILKHAPLHALATPAAYVIILVGTAASIFMAFPFSEVKKIPSLFKMIFVKKKLISKPELITMFMEWASITRREGLLALESKVDEIEDNFLRNGMRMIIDGNDQDFVRDVLMEDIHATEDRHKAGALIFSQAGMYAPTLGVLGAVIGLIAALADMSDMNKLAAAIGAAFIATLLGIFTGYVLWHPIANKLKRLSKREIEVRMMMVEGLLSIQSGVSTIAINQKLAVFLTPSERAKLNDEKESGSGEQKD